In Triticum aestivum cultivar Chinese Spring chromosome 5B, IWGSC CS RefSeq v2.1, whole genome shotgun sequence, the following proteins share a genomic window:
- the LOC123110964 gene encoding protein FLX-like 3 isoform X2, with amino-acid sequence MSGRDRLPRRFVEDGRGYVDARVAEDRRGHHPGIRVVDDRRGHHEIRVVEDRRTYPAVRVIEDRRAYPEIHERPLMRVAPRSHPDVLEEEIQLHEVDFRRLMADRHALAEERMELHRELQAGKEEVRHLNMIIAEINAKKEAYISELVDKRRKLEAELRSNEPLRDEVVHLRGEIEKLLAVRKELSAKAASLMQELSRERSDKQQLPMLKAEIEGLQLELTHARNACELEQKGNFELVEQRKAMEKSMISMAQELQQMRAELANFDGRPWGTENSLSWYYVYLLSKVEHMG; translated from the exons ATGTCAGGAAGAGATCGCCTGCCGCGTCGTTTTGTCGAAGATGGAAGGGGCTATGTTGACGCCCGTGTGGCTGAGGATCGCAGGGGTCATCATCCTGGCATCCGAGTGGTTGATGATCGTAGGGGCCATCATGAGATCCGTGTAGTCGAAGATCGCAGAACCTATCCTGCAGTTCGTGTGATTGAGGATCGTAGAGCCTACCCTGAGATTCACGAAAGGCCGCTCATGAGGGTGGCTCCTCGCTCTCACCCGGATGTCCTAGAGGAAGAAATTCAGTTGCACGAGGTTGATTTCCGCAGGCTTATGGCTGATCGTCATGCTCTAGCTGAGGAACGGATGGAGTTGCACAGGGAGTTGCAAGCCGGAAAGGAGGAGGTCCGTCACCTTAACATGATCATCGCAGAGATTAATGCCAAGAAGGAAGCTTATATCAGCGAGCTCGTTGACAAGAGAAGGAAGCTTGAAGCTGAACTTAGATCAAATGAGCCTTTGAGAGATGAGGTTGTGCATCTTCGTGGTGAAATCGAGAAGCTCCTTGCTGTTAGGAAAGAACTCTCTGCAAAGGCTGCATCACTCATGCAGGAGCTGAGTAGGGAGAGATCTGATAAACAACAGCTACCTATGCTGAAAGCAGAGATTGAGGGCCTTCAACTGGAACTTACTCATGCAAG GAATGCATGTGAATTGGAGCAGAAGGGGAATTTCGAGTTGGTGGAACAAAGGAAAGCAATGGAAAAGAGTATGATTTCGATGGCACAAGAACTTCAACAAATGCGGGCCGAATTAGCTAATTTTGATGGCAGACCATGGGGCACAG AAAATTCGCTCTCATGGTACTATGTCTATCTGCTCTCTAAGGTGGAGCACATGGGATGA
- the LOC123110964 gene encoding protein FLX-like 3 isoform X1, whose product MSGRDRLPRRFVEDGRGYVDARVAEDRRGHHPGIRVVDDRRGHHEIRVVEDRRTYPAVRVIEDRRAYPEIHERPLMRVAPRSHPDVLEEEIQLHEVDFRRLMADRHALAEERMELHRELQAGKEEVRHLNMIIAEINAKKEAYISELVDKRRKLEAELRSNEPLRDEVVHLRGEIEKLLAVRKELSAKAASLMQELSRERSDKQQLPMLKAEIEGLQLELTHARNACELEQKGNFELVEQRKAMEKSMISMAQELQQMRAELANFDGRPWGTGGAHGMKLGSPEATFPTQYGDKYNIHVGVSEKGPSHPPESSWGSFEKNRFQYR is encoded by the exons ATGTCAGGAAGAGATCGCCTGCCGCGTCGTTTTGTCGAAGATGGAAGGGGCTATGTTGACGCCCGTGTGGCTGAGGATCGCAGGGGTCATCATCCTGGCATCCGAGTGGTTGATGATCGTAGGGGCCATCATGAGATCCGTGTAGTCGAAGATCGCAGAACCTATCCTGCAGTTCGTGTGATTGAGGATCGTAGAGCCTACCCTGAGATTCACGAAAGGCCGCTCATGAGGGTGGCTCCTCGCTCTCACCCGGATGTCCTAGAGGAAGAAATTCAGTTGCACGAGGTTGATTTCCGCAGGCTTATGGCTGATCGTCATGCTCTAGCTGAGGAACGGATGGAGTTGCACAGGGAGTTGCAAGCCGGAAAGGAGGAGGTCCGTCACCTTAACATGATCATCGCAGAGATTAATGCCAAGAAGGAAGCTTATATCAGCGAGCTCGTTGACAAGAGAAGGAAGCTTGAAGCTGAACTTAGATCAAATGAGCCTTTGAGAGATGAGGTTGTGCATCTTCGTGGTGAAATCGAGAAGCTCCTTGCTGTTAGGAAAGAACTCTCTGCAAAGGCTGCATCACTCATGCAGGAGCTGAGTAGGGAGAGATCTGATAAACAACAGCTACCTATGCTGAAAGCAGAGATTGAGGGCCTTCAACTGGAACTTACTCATGCAAG GAATGCATGTGAATTGGAGCAGAAGGGGAATTTCGAGTTGGTGGAACAAAGGAAAGCAATGGAAAAGAGTATGATTTCGATGGCACAAGAACTTCAACAAATGCGGGCCGAATTAGCTAATTTTGATGGCAGACCATGGGGCACAG GTGGAGCACATGGGATGAAGCTGGGCAGTCCTGAAGCGACCTTCCCTACTCAATATGGAGATAAATACAATATACATGTG GGAGTTTCTGAGAAAGGTCCTTCGCACCCTCCTGAATCTTCGTGGGGCTCATTTGAGAAGAACCGTTTCCAGTACCGCTAA